In one window of Primulina tabacum isolate GXHZ01 chromosome 8, ASM2559414v2, whole genome shotgun sequence DNA:
- the LOC142552782 gene encoding uncharacterized protein LOC142552782 isoform X1: MTVFSASRHKIENEAELGWRKSDTGTIHERPCAQVPCVGMQDPGILQATASEPLTLDQEYEMQLSWSQDTLKHTFIVLDKELIVGDFIHGQPYTQGHFTNIYAMVGDVNIFMNDLDDSHIAEIEIMIAENKRYNYFLHLFYILQINKSPASVFYTVFKTLTKFATMILGI; encoded by the exons ATGACTGTATTCAGTGCTAGTCGCCAT aaaatagaaaatgaagCTGAGCTTGGTTGGAGAAAGAGTGATACTGGTACCATACATGAAAGACCATGTGCCCAGGTACCATGCGTGGGGATGCAAGACCCCGGCATCCTTCAAGCCACAGCATCTGAACCTCTCACGCTAGACCAAGAATATGAAATGCAGCTTTCCTGGAGCCAAGATACCTTAA AGCATACCTTCATAGTGCTGGACAAAGAATTAATTGTTGGAGATTTCATTCATGGACAACCCTATACACAAGGTCATTTTACTAATAtatatg CCATGGTTGGTGATGTAAATATATTTATGAATGACCTGGATGATTCTCACATAGCGGAGATAGAAATAATGATTGCTGAAAATAAAAGGTATAACTATTTTCTTCATTTATTTTACATTTTACAAATCAATAAGTCTCCAGCTTCTGTTTTTTACACTGTTTTCAAGACTTTGACCAAGTTCGCGACAATGATACTTGGAATATAA
- the LOC142552782 gene encoding GCN5-related N-acetyltransferase 9-like isoform X3 has product MTVFSASRHKIENEAELGWRKSDTGTIHERPCAQVPCVGMQDPGILQATASEPLTLDQEYEMQLSWSQDTLKHTFIVLDKELIVGDFIHGQPYTQAMVGDVNIFMNDLDDSHIAEIEIMIAENKRNSRRFHIVRFSKRLPWNYGLQSKELHQLISSTVSHS; this is encoded by the exons ATGACTGTATTCAGTGCTAGTCGCCAT aaaatagaaaatgaagCTGAGCTTGGTTGGAGAAAGAGTGATACTGGTACCATACATGAAAGACCATGTGCCCAGGTACCATGCGTGGGGATGCAAGACCCCGGCATCCTTCAAGCCACAGCATCTGAACCTCTCACGCTAGACCAAGAATATGAAATGCAGCTTTCCTGGAGCCAAGATACCTTAA AGCATACCTTCATAGTGCTGGACAAAGAATTAATTGTTGGAGATTTCATTCATGGACAACCCTATACACAAG CCATGGTTGGTGATGTAAATATATTTATGAATGACCTGGATGATTCTCACATAGCGGAGATAGAAATAATGATTGCTGAAAATAAAAG GAATTCAAGAAGATTTCATATAGTGAGATTTTCAAAGAG GTTACCCTGGAATTACGGATTACAGAGTAAGGAACTGCATCAGCTAATCAGTAGTACCGTCTCTCATTCCTAA
- the LOC142552782 gene encoding GCN5-related N-acetyltransferase 9-like isoform X2, giving the protein MTVFSASRHKIENEAELGWRKSDTGTIHERPCAQVPCVGMQDPGILQATASEPLTLDQEYEMQLSWSQDTLKHTFIVLDKELIVGDFIHGQPYTQAMVGDVNIFMNDLDDSHIAEIEIMIAENKRYNYFLHLFYILQINKSPASVFYTVFKTLTKFATMILGI; this is encoded by the exons ATGACTGTATTCAGTGCTAGTCGCCAT aaaatagaaaatgaagCTGAGCTTGGTTGGAGAAAGAGTGATACTGGTACCATACATGAAAGACCATGTGCCCAGGTACCATGCGTGGGGATGCAAGACCCCGGCATCCTTCAAGCCACAGCATCTGAACCTCTCACGCTAGACCAAGAATATGAAATGCAGCTTTCCTGGAGCCAAGATACCTTAA AGCATACCTTCATAGTGCTGGACAAAGAATTAATTGTTGGAGATTTCATTCATGGACAACCCTATACACAAG CCATGGTTGGTGATGTAAATATATTTATGAATGACCTGGATGATTCTCACATAGCGGAGATAGAAATAATGATTGCTGAAAATAAAAGGTATAACTATTTTCTTCATTTATTTTACATTTTACAAATCAATAAGTCTCCAGCTTCTGTTTTTTACACTGTTTTCAAGACTTTGACCAAGTTCGCGACAATGATACTTGGAATATAA